One window of Medicago truncatula cultivar Jemalong A17 chromosome 2, MtrunA17r5.0-ANR, whole genome shotgun sequence genomic DNA carries:
- the LOC25486088 gene encoding heavy metal-associated isoprenylated plant protein 33 yields MSKEEILKIQKSVLKVNIHCDGCKQKVKKILQKIDGVFATEIDAEQGKVTVSGNVDPNVLIKKLAKSGKHAELWGAPKANNNNNNQNNIPNQMKNMHIDNGKGGGGNNNNKGQKGPGNNQNQPKGGSQQGQNPQQQQLQQQLQQLQQLQHIKGFGDLKVPQFKDMNMKMPPPNQNTNMKGVKFNLPEEYDDFSDDELDEFDDDEYSDEEFDDEMEHPLNKMKLPMGGNGPAHMMMNAQKGVGSGGGNGKKGGAGPVPVQVHGLGGGKKGGGGGGGNNQSQNQGGGNKNNGGKNGGGMPEGKNGNKNVGGGGGGNGGIPNNNVGKKVNGMGESGVQGMINNGLPNMGGGHPNVGHMVSNNMSGMPMGGGGAMGNNMAMMSQMGGNMPAVQGLPAAAMNGGGGGGGGVGGGYGGPEMMMGGNPYQQQQYMAAMMNQQRAIPAGGNDRFQPMIYARPPMAVNYMYPPPYSYPPPPQHPHDPYSNFFNDENTSSCSVM; encoded by the exons atgagtaaagaAGAGATTTTAAAGATACag AAAAGTGTTCTCAAAGTGAACATACACTGTGACGGTTGCAAGCAGAAAGTTAAGAAAATCTTGCAGAAGATTGATG GGGTTTTTGCTACTGAGATAGATGCTGAACAAGGGAAGGTGACCGTTTCTGGAAATGTGGACCCAAATGTTCTCATCAAGAAGCTTGCAAAATCAGGGAAACATGCAGAACTTTGGGGTGCTCCAAAggcaaacaacaacaataacaaccagAACAAcattccaaatcaaatgaagaaCATGCATATTGACAATGGAAAAGGTGGTGGAGGAAACAATAACAACAAGGGGCAAAAGGGTCCTGGAAATAACCAAAATCAGCCAAAGGGTGGTAGCCAACAAGGACAAAATCCTCAACAACAGCAGCTTCAGCAACAGTTACAACAGCTGCAACAACTTCAACATATTAAAGGATTTGGAGATCTGAAGGTGCCTCAATTCAAGGACATGAACATGAAAATGCCACCACCAAATCAAAATACAAATATGAAAGGTGTTAAGTTCAATTTGCCTGAAGAGTATGATGATTTTTCTGATGATGAGTTAGATgagtttgatgatgatgaatattCTGATGAGGAGTTTGATGATGAGATGGAACATCCTTTGAATAAGATGAAACTACCTATGGGGGGTAATGGTCCTGCTCACATGATGATGAATGCTCAAAAGGGTGTTGGAAGTGGTGGAGGCAATGGAAAGAAAGGTGGAGCAGGACCTGTGCCTGTTCAAGTTCATGGCTTGGGTGGTGGAAAgaaaggtggtggtggtggtggcggaAATAATCAGAGTCAGAATCAAGGTGGAGGTAATAAGAACAATGGTGGCAAAAATGGAGGTGGAATGCCAGagggtaaaaatggaaataagaatgttggtggtggtggtggtggtaatGGTGGGATTCCAAATAACAATGTGGGTAAAAAGGTAAATGGAATGGGAGAAAGTGGTGTTCAAGGTATGATAAATAATGGACTTCCAAACATGGGTGGTGGTCATCCTAATGTGGGCCACATGGTTTCTAACAATATGAGTGGTATGCCAATGGGAGGAGGAGGAGCAATGGGAAACAACATGGCAATGATGAGTCAAATGGGAGGTAACATGCCAGCTGTTCAAGGCCTACCGGCAGCTGCGATgaacggtggtggtggtggtggtggtggtgtcgGCGGTGGATATGGTGGTCCTGAAATGATGATGGGTGGAAACCCataccaacaacaacaatacatgGCTGCAATGATGAATCAACAAAGGGCAATACCAGCTGGTGGAAATGATAGATTTCAACCAATGATTTATGCAAGACCACCAATGGCTGTTAATTACATGTATCCTCCACCTTATAGCTATCCTCCTCCACCACAACATCCTCATGATCCATACTCCAACTTTttcaatgatgaaaatacttcaAGCTGCAGTGTTATGTGA
- the LOC25486089 gene encoding transcription factor MUTE gives MSHIAVERNRRRQMNEHLKVLRSLTPCFYIKRGDQASIIGGVIEFINELHQVLQALESQKRRKSLSPSPGPSPKTLQPTLHQFDISSGGIGTNNAFKELGASCNSSIADVEVKISGPNVILKVISQRIPGQVSRIITVLESLSFEVLHLNISSMEETVLYQFVVKIELGCQLSLEELAMEVQQSFSSEAMKLTAV, from the exons ATGTCTCACATAGCTGTTGAGAGGAACAGAAGAAGACAGATGAATGAACATCTCAAGGTTTTAAGGTCGTTGACCCCTTGTTTCTATATTAAAAGG ggaGACCAAGCATCAATAATAGGGGGAGTTATAGAATTCATCAATGAATTGCATCAAGTTCTTCAAGCATTAGAATCCCAAAAGAGAAGGAAGAGTTTAAGCCCTAGCCCAGGTCCGAGTCCAAAAACACTGCAGCCAACACTTCATCAATTTGATATCTCCTCCGGAGGAATTGGGACTAATAATGCTTTCAAGGAACTAGGAGCAAGCTGCAACTCTTCAATTGCAGATGTAGAAGTGAAAATTTCGGGTCCAAATGTGATTTTGAAAGTGATTTCTCAAAGAATTCCTGGTCAAGTTTCAAGGATTATAACTGTTTTAGAAAGTCTTTCATTTGAAGTTCTTCATCTTAACATCAGTAGCATGGAAGAGACCGTTCTATACCAATTTGTGGTCAAG ATAGAGCTGGGATGTCAGCTAAGTTTGGAGGAGCTAGCTATGGAAGTACAACAAAGCTTTTCTTCAGAGGCTATGAAGTTGACTGCTGTTTAA